Proteins from one Nitrospira sp. genomic window:
- a CDS encoding response regulator transcription factor — protein MNGPEAAVAKTVVAILSSNYLLRLGLQRIVEAETWIKLIGQTAHGANLEDVLTNDRPDIAILETENDQAIPELIRKIRRVIPTIKLILLSGFDDVDRTRQAFASGIDGIVLKIQPSAVLIATIAHLARTDEDVALSFGRQDQGQSLSNPAILPSLIPRASIQIKRFDGLTEREQEVVRLVSEGLSNKDIADRLCISSITVRHHLTSIFDKLGVSNRQKLLIRAHQNGFTRPPALA, from the coding sequence ATGAACGGACCCGAAGCAGCAGTGGCCAAAACGGTAGTGGCAATTCTGAGCAGTAACTATCTCCTGCGGCTGGGCTTGCAGAGGATCGTGGAAGCGGAAACCTGGATTAAGCTCATTGGGCAAACCGCCCACGGAGCCAATCTGGAAGACGTGTTGACGAACGATCGTCCGGATATCGCCATTCTTGAGACGGAAAATGATCAGGCTATTCCCGAGCTGATTCGGAAGATCAGGCGTGTCATTCCCACCATTAAACTCATTCTATTGAGCGGATTCGATGACGTCGATCGCACCCGTCAAGCATTTGCATCCGGAATCGACGGCATTGTGCTGAAGATACAACCCTCTGCTGTGCTCATCGCGACGATTGCCCACCTTGCCAGAACGGATGAAGACGTTGCGCTGAGCTTCGGCAGACAAGACCAGGGACAGAGCTTGAGCAATCCGGCGATACTTCCCTCGTTGATTCCCCGCGCCTCCATACAGATCAAACGATTTGACGGACTGACAGAGCGGGAACAAGAGGTAGTACGGCTCGTGAGCGAAGGGCTGTCCAACAAAGACATTGCAGATCGCCTGTGCATTTCGAGCATTACGGTCAGGCATCACCTCACCAGTATTTTCGACAAGCTTGGTGTGTCGAATCGCCAGAAACTACTTATCCGCGCTCATCAGAACGGTTTCACCAGACCGCCGGCACTGGCCTGA
- a CDS encoding transposase — protein MRSRFTDQKKQQILKEGCLKGGIERVCRKYGISVSTFYRWRSRLGVRGSDPIVHLRSLQQENRRLKHRVAELSLDYTILRSALINDRESEC, from the coding sequence ATGCGCTCCCGTTTTACTGACCAAAAAAAACAACAGATTCTGAAAGAAGGATGCCTGAAAGGCGGCATCGAGCGCGTGTGCAGGAAGTACGGCATTTCTGTGAGCACGTTCTATCGCTGGAGAAGCCGTCTAGGCGTCAGAGGTTCAGACCCGATCGTTCATCTGCGTTCTCTGCAACAGGAAAATCGACGGCTCAAGCATCGGGTGGCTGAACTCTCGTTGGACTACACCATTCTTCGATCGGCATTGATCAACGATAGAGAAAGTGAATGTTGA
- a CDS encoding sugar transferase, with protein sequence MKAVIMDGAPWAGTMLAFPVGHELLIHHLLSLLRRHGVREVAIVSCEQDPHIRELACQAGASQNMTVLWRTEAIYRGTAGSVEVVKDFLDTPTFLGIHANVYVRDVDFTAALSFHRQHHASITLVVQRREGADDALETVEMDPAGLVSRVNILHWSRNRRSRLAPCGLYVFDRDVLSQIPRDEYFDVNEQLVPLIRSRGGVIRAYEIDGGVHAIQGPEDFLWLNREILLKDLPSPARGDGHQPGLDEIVIGENADISPHSFLLGPLVIGPNCIVEDYVQLIGPAVIGPTSHLEKGSLVRESVLRSGTRVRGNARVEYSVVGGDETVPEGMRLRSTYWTTVNPDMRESRGAIEHSPSSHMLPRLRQTPRAVITSGGKRVRSVYEGLKSVIDRTGAAIGIVLVGPLLLLIAAAVKLDSPGPIFFSQKRCGKDGREFWMHKFRTMVPDAEQRQQDLKARNSVDGPMFKLEEDPRITRVGKLLRKTSLDELPQLLNVLRGDMSLVGPRPLAYDEMKFCPTWRDARLTVHPGLTGLWQVKARNRNRFSEWIRYDLEYVRRRSLLLDMYILIRTARVLLKGV encoded by the coding sequence ATGAAAGCAGTGATTATGGATGGCGCGCCGTGGGCCGGAACGATGTTGGCGTTTCCTGTCGGACACGAATTGTTGATCCATCATTTGCTGTCTCTGTTGAGGAGACACGGTGTCCGTGAGGTGGCGATCGTCTCCTGTGAGCAGGACCCGCATATCCGTGAGTTGGCTTGTCAGGCCGGTGCCTCGCAAAACATGACGGTATTGTGGCGAACGGAGGCCATCTACCGTGGCACTGCCGGCAGTGTAGAGGTCGTGAAGGACTTTCTCGATACGCCAACCTTCCTGGGCATACATGCCAACGTGTATGTGCGGGATGTGGATTTCACGGCAGCCTTGTCCTTTCACCGCCAGCATCACGCGAGCATCACGTTGGTCGTGCAACGCCGGGAGGGGGCTGACGATGCTCTGGAAACCGTGGAAATGGATCCGGCCGGATTGGTGTCCCGGGTCAATATTCTGCATTGGTCGAGAAATCGTCGCAGCCGGCTTGCTCCTTGCGGACTCTATGTGTTCGACCGCGACGTGCTCTCACAGATCCCTCGCGATGAATACTTTGACGTGAATGAGCAACTCGTGCCCCTGATTCGAAGCCGGGGCGGCGTCATTCGTGCGTATGAGATAGACGGAGGGGTGCACGCCATCCAGGGGCCCGAAGATTTTCTTTGGTTGAACCGGGAAATCCTCTTGAAGGATCTGCCAAGCCCTGCTCGCGGCGATGGCCACCAGCCTGGCCTAGATGAGATTGTCATAGGTGAGAATGCGGACATTTCCCCCCATTCGTTCTTGCTTGGCCCTCTGGTTATCGGACCGAATTGTATCGTGGAGGACTACGTTCAGCTGATTGGACCGGCGGTGATCGGGCCGACTTCGCACTTAGAAAAGGGAAGTCTGGTACGGGAAAGTGTGCTGCGATCCGGCACGAGGGTGCGAGGCAATGCCCGAGTGGAATATTCGGTAGTCGGCGGAGATGAAACGGTGCCTGAGGGGATGCGGCTGCGCAGCACCTATTGGACCACCGTGAATCCGGACATGCGCGAATCACGGGGTGCGATCGAGCACAGCCCTTCCAGTCACATGTTGCCTCGTCTCCGGCAGACGCCACGTGCGGTGATCACGTCAGGGGGCAAGCGGGTGCGATCGGTCTATGAGGGCTTGAAATCGGTCATCGACCGGACGGGCGCCGCGATCGGCATAGTTCTGGTCGGCCCCCTTCTGCTCCTCATTGCCGCCGCAGTCAAATTGGATTCTCCCGGGCCGATATTTTTTTCGCAAAAGCGATGCGGAAAAGATGGCCGAGAATTCTGGATGCATAAGTTTCGAACGATGGTGCCGGATGCGGAGCAACGGCAACAGGATTTGAAAGCCCGCAATAGCGTCGATGGACCGATGTTCAAGTTGGAAGAAGATCCGCGCATCACTCGGGTCGGCAAGTTGCTTCGTAAAACGAGTCTCGATGAATTGCCGCAATTGCTGAATGTGTTGCGCGGGGACATGAGCCTGGTGGGGCCTCGCCCGCTTGCGTATGACGAAATGAAGTTCTGCCCTACATGGCGGGATGCGCGCCTCACGGTTCATCCCGGCTTGACCGGACTTTGGCAGGTGAAGGCACGCAATCGCAATCGATTCTCAGAGTGGATCCGATATGACCTCGAGTACGTTCGTCGGCGCTCATTGTTGCTGGATATGTACATTCTGATCCGGACCGCCCGCGTGCTGTTGAAAGGAGTGTGA
- a CDS encoding glycosyltransferase family 39 protein, whose protein sequence is MLAMFTLCFVLRLLVGLLIDATVPVIKRADVYSDIAAHMVRGHGFVAEVNGAPITWRAPLYPTFLAAIYSLFGEYNGTAVFIAQAALDSISAVLLFWMGTRLFGESVGGLSAVAFALHPISAYYSLRFMPEPLFTLAFVATTAAWLIAVQSLRASMFAGVGTLVAVAALVKPVALGLCPVLAGCAWYRIRNEPRRGMTAAMALIAACLLVLGPWAVRNYHVTGHVVAVATGGGYTLWLGNQMVSKGQEDWEVDDLTRANLTELRDAVFETAEISLYRVPQAWNGRMVGSFVQPVNIIVEEDRAFLRAAWNEISSHPLDSVVLLVRKFFRFWFSIFLPEHRWAQSYIVIFQTLFLALAVLGMMEARRRGGILFLLLPPVMFLAAIHAVTFATIRYSLPALAILTIFMSAGLREAMRVLSEKFGISVDVSFVRSLLAVSLAQADMPRRRRRP, encoded by the coding sequence ATGCTTGCGATGTTCACCCTCTGTTTCGTGCTACGCCTGTTGGTCGGATTGCTCATTGACGCCACGGTGCCGGTCATCAAGCGTGCGGATGTATATTCCGACATTGCCGCACATATGGTTCGAGGTCATGGCTTTGTGGCCGAAGTGAACGGAGCACCGATCACCTGGAGAGCTCCGCTGTATCCGACCTTTCTCGCTGCGATCTATAGCCTGTTTGGCGAGTACAACGGGACCGCGGTCTTCATCGCGCAAGCGGCACTGGATTCGATCAGCGCCGTCCTGCTCTTTTGGATGGGCACGCGACTCTTTGGCGAGTCTGTGGGGGGCCTGTCAGCCGTGGCATTTGCATTGCACCCGATTTCCGCCTACTACTCTCTTCGATTCATGCCCGAACCGCTCTTTACTCTGGCATTTGTGGCGACAACTGCTGCCTGGCTTATAGCAGTGCAATCATTGCGTGCCAGTATGTTTGCGGGTGTTGGAACCTTGGTTGCCGTTGCGGCGTTGGTGAAGCCAGTGGCGTTAGGGCTGTGTCCCGTTTTGGCGGGCTGTGCCTGGTACCGCATACGGAATGAACCGCGTCGCGGGATGACGGCTGCGATGGCACTGATCGCGGCCTGCTTGCTCGTGTTAGGTCCCTGGGCTGTTCGTAACTATCACGTCACAGGGCATGTGGTCGCCGTGGCAACCGGGGGAGGGTATACCCTGTGGTTGGGAAATCAGATGGTGAGTAAGGGCCAGGAAGACTGGGAAGTCGACGACCTGACAAGGGCGAATCTCACTGAACTGCGCGATGCCGTGTTCGAAACAGCGGAGATCTCCCTTTATCGTGTGCCCCAGGCTTGGAACGGCAGGATGGTCGGCTCGTTCGTTCAACCGGTGAATATCATCGTTGAAGAAGATCGAGCGTTTCTTCGTGCGGCATGGAACGAGATTTCGTCTCACCCGTTGGATAGCGTGGTGTTGCTGGTTCGGAAGTTCTTCAGATTCTGGTTCAGCATATTCCTACCGGAACATCGATGGGCGCAGTCCTACATCGTCATCTTTCAAACCCTATTCCTGGCATTGGCTGTCCTGGGCATGATGGAGGCCAGAAGACGGGGTGGGATTCTGTTTCTCTTGCTGCCTCCGGTGATGTTTCTTGCGGCGATCCATGCCGTGACCTTTGCCACCATTCGGTACAGTCTTCCGGCACTCGCCATCCTGACCATCTTTATGTCGGCCGGGCTGCGAGAAGCCATGCGTGTGCTGAGTGAAAAGTTTGGGATATCGGTTGATGTGTCATTCGTACGGTCGCTCTTGGCCGTGTCCCTGGCGCAAGCGGATATGCCGCGCCGAAGGCGTCGTCCATGA
- a CDS encoding oligosaccharide flippase family protein, translating into MSIHMLQSGMKALLRQTALVFAGKMTAACLGFAMSLVVARLMGPEAFGLFSLFIVILILGNDLLGDGLNPGVVRFYSMHSVTNPIRASELLTNALALRLVLGTPVVLLGVVLGSQVAERLFQNPAYVLPIILGLVGSLGAALWSFDLAAWQSREDFVTYAVMVGLVNVLRVLSLPILIVIGHLTLEAVMGLHVALFYLCTLAGLWLLRRHLAPLQLNGALLRELFRFSKWPAMASTCFLLQVNLGVPILNYFYDSREAGVYAAGTSLLQGIDFLTISLLTTLLPKVSQLTGLEQCRAYVQRSFPIYLGLAVCLVPVMFLARPLVIGLFGPAYEGTIPVFQILFLGALGTLVTHPLYLVLYTINRPHLYTYSGIVALSVWVLAGLWLIPEYGAVGAAWTTLCARLIQSVMIVVILWYALGFSRATEVGARSMMPNVRES; encoded by the coding sequence GTGAGCATCCACATGTTGCAGTCGGGCATGAAGGCATTGTTGCGGCAGACGGCGCTTGTCTTTGCCGGGAAAATGACTGCGGCCTGTCTGGGTTTCGCGATGAGTCTCGTCGTGGCGAGGCTCATGGGACCTGAGGCATTTGGATTGTTTTCTCTCTTTATTGTGATCTTGATTCTTGGGAACGATCTGCTGGGTGACGGTTTGAATCCCGGCGTGGTTCGTTTTTACTCGATGCATAGTGTGACCAATCCGATTCGCGCGTCCGAACTGTTGACCAATGCCCTTGCGCTGCGGCTTGTCCTGGGTACTCCTGTCGTGTTGCTGGGAGTGGTGCTTGGCAGTCAGGTCGCCGAACGGCTCTTCCAGAATCCAGCATATGTCCTCCCCATCATATTGGGACTCGTCGGTTCTCTTGGTGCGGCCTTGTGGAGTTTCGATCTCGCCGCATGGCAATCCCGGGAAGACTTTGTGACCTATGCGGTGATGGTCGGGCTGGTGAATGTTCTCCGAGTGCTCAGCCTGCCGATTTTGATCGTGATAGGACACCTGACACTCGAGGCCGTCATGGGGCTACATGTGGCGCTATTCTATCTGTGCACTCTCGCGGGCCTGTGGCTCCTTCGCCGGCACCTGGCGCCACTTCAGCTCAATGGAGCACTTCTTCGCGAGCTATTCCGTTTCAGCAAATGGCCTGCGATGGCAAGCACCTGCTTTCTCCTTCAAGTGAACCTCGGCGTGCCGATTCTCAACTACTTTTATGATTCGCGAGAGGCGGGGGTGTATGCGGCAGGAACGTCTCTCTTGCAAGGCATCGATTTTTTAACCATCAGTCTGCTGACCACGCTACTTCCGAAAGTCAGTCAGTTGACTGGCCTGGAGCAATGTCGTGCGTATGTCCAACGCTCCTTTCCGATCTATCTGGGGCTTGCTGTCTGTCTCGTTCCGGTCATGTTTCTTGCGCGACCTCTCGTCATCGGCCTCTTCGGGCCGGCGTATGAGGGCACCATTCCGGTGTTTCAAATTTTGTTTCTCGGGGCGCTGGGAACGCTGGTCACGCATCCGTTGTATCTTGTGCTGTACACGATCAATCGTCCGCATCTGTATACGTATTCCGGGATCGTGGCGTTGTCAGTGTGGGTCTTGGCCGGCCTCTGGCTCATTCCCGAATATGGAGCGGTGGGTGCCGCTTGGACGACGTTGTGTGCTCGCCTCATCCAATCGGTGATGATCGTTGTGATCCTCTGGTACGCCTTGGGGTTCAGCCGGGCCACGGAGGTCGGTGCTCGTTCCATGATGCCGAATGTAAGGGAATCATGA
- a CDS encoding O-antigen ligase family protein codes for MKSVQTSIAVPTVAGAALGASVLALSMKAVAIVIAGMAFAAMASAAAFPYYILVATIPVQVDLLGGITVTKLITPLAIAMVIMNALTNRGPWPVVTRWPVGYLATLFFVTSMVSLFLAEGVRGFPGEAAKIPVYWALFFFTLTFNRTTDDLRRLLWVITITGVAEALITAAQVKYGFVMPGDWRRNIGLPSEGGMDGAFMSFSEGKMRAEGTTAHPILLASFFLMAIPCTTFLFMTETCVRIKVFLGGALALMAYAWFYTFARSSVIGFAFALVVTMWFHSKLTRNLVLAGVVVFVTGLVSQQVLSEVFQTGIQLFDSQNLFGKADLNEGSGSFDFRLESIVGGWNLFWAHPWFGVGFGQSINHYVKYLPAWATHPFHPATIHNVFLEVACELGLIAASAFIGLWAWAFISVGRALRTVELRPYAVLLSSILVGQVAFLMITPMVREIWLTLAMASAIGHMARRTT; via the coding sequence ATGAAGTCCGTACAGACATCAATCGCCGTTCCCACCGTTGCCGGCGCGGCACTCGGTGCGTCGGTTCTGGCCCTTTCGATGAAAGCCGTGGCGATTGTGATTGCTGGAATGGCCTTTGCCGCGATGGCTTCGGCAGCAGCATTTCCCTATTACATTCTTGTCGCCACAATTCCAGTCCAAGTCGATCTCCTGGGCGGTATTACGGTTACCAAATTGATCACGCCATTGGCGATTGCCATGGTGATTATGAATGCCTTGACCAACCGGGGTCCTTGGCCGGTAGTCACGCGGTGGCCGGTCGGTTACCTCGCAACCCTGTTCTTTGTGACCTCCATGGTGTCGTTGTTCCTTGCAGAGGGGGTACGAGGGTTTCCTGGTGAAGCCGCAAAGATTCCCGTCTATTGGGCACTCTTTTTCTTCACGCTGACCTTCAATCGAACCACAGATGATCTTCGCCGGCTCCTTTGGGTCATTACTATCACCGGGGTCGCGGAGGCTCTCATCACGGCTGCGCAAGTGAAGTATGGGTTTGTCATGCCTGGAGACTGGCGGAGAAACATCGGCCTGCCGAGCGAGGGAGGCATGGATGGCGCATTTATGTCATTTTCTGAAGGAAAAATGAGAGCGGAAGGCACCACAGCCCATCCGATTCTTCTCGCAAGTTTTTTCTTGATGGCAATCCCGTGCACGACCTTTCTGTTTATGACGGAAACGTGCGTCCGGATCAAAGTGTTCCTAGGCGGTGCGCTGGCATTGATGGCCTATGCCTGGTTTTACACATTCGCGCGAAGTTCCGTCATTGGTTTTGCGTTCGCCCTTGTCGTGACCATGTGGTTTCATTCGAAGCTCACTCGAAACCTGGTCTTGGCCGGTGTCGTAGTCTTCGTCACAGGCTTGGTGAGTCAGCAAGTGCTTTCGGAAGTGTTTCAAACTGGTATTCAGCTATTTGATAGTCAGAATCTCTTTGGAAAAGCTGACTTGAATGAGGGCAGTGGAAGTTTCGATTTTCGACTTGAATCCATTGTCGGCGGGTGGAATCTCTTTTGGGCTCATCCCTGGTTCGGTGTCGGATTTGGTCAGTCTATCAATCACTATGTGAAATATTTGCCGGCTTGGGCTACTCACCCCTTTCACCCTGCCACGATTCACAATGTTTTTCTCGAGGTGGCGTGCGAGCTCGGACTTATTGCGGCCTCTGCGTTCATCGGGCTGTGGGCCTGGGCATTCATCTCCGTTGGGCGCGCGCTTCGTACTGTCGAACTGCGGCCATACGCGGTGTTGCTCAGCAGCATTCTAGTAGGGCAGGTGGCGTTTCTGATGATCACCCCGATGGTGAGAGAAATTTGGCTCACGTTGGCCATGGCGAGCGCGATCGGGCACATGGCGAGGAGGACAACATGA
- a CDS encoding glycosyltransferase family 4 protein: MTQLRVLHLRNCRGISDVTGSETYLMSLIPGLAARNCESTLACVVDPRHGETPWLKEARRLQLPLVTIPVGNLFSWHDVSATVRLIRNLEADIVHTHDHRADLVGAIAAKLTGRPVVATFMGWTNFPAGSLRARLYPVVNRLAHRLFDAVISDSGTMAAQVKQESGGPPVLVIHGGVDLTAFTAEVPPVLRSTWFGAGDIKVLGMVGRIHPVKGQWEFLQAAAAIAQRHPECRFVIVGEAPPGYETYKQTLIKFVEEQGLQSRVVFTKVAKEFVPQVMASLDILVAPSFAESFSFTLIEGMAMGKAVVTTDVGGTHEMITDGVTGILLQPGDVRGLTQTLVQLIEDPRKGSELGRRAQRHVAQELSVDVMASRTRNVYREVISWREQRRNGATGATGLDERLQRALILESGKNSEA, translated from the coding sequence ATGACACAGCTTCGGGTGCTTCATCTGCGGAATTGCCGTGGGATCAGCGACGTGACCGGTAGCGAAACTTACCTGATGTCTCTCATCCCCGGCCTTGCTGCGCGCAACTGTGAGTCAACGCTCGCCTGCGTAGTCGATCCTCGTCACGGTGAAACGCCATGGTTGAAGGAGGCCAGGCGTCTGCAGTTGCCGCTCGTCACGATTCCGGTCGGAAATCTGTTCAGTTGGCACGATGTCTCCGCTACGGTGCGACTGATCCGGAATCTTGAAGCCGACATCGTTCATACCCATGACCATCGTGCCGACCTGGTGGGAGCCATTGCCGCGAAGCTGACAGGCCGACCGGTCGTCGCGACCTTTATGGGCTGGACCAATTTCCCCGCCGGTTCCCTTCGGGCGAGGCTGTACCCGGTGGTCAATCGATTGGCCCATCGGTTGTTTGATGCCGTCATTTCCGATTCCGGCACGATGGCGGCTCAAGTGAAGCAGGAGAGTGGAGGGCCTCCCGTCCTCGTCATTCATGGAGGAGTCGACCTTACCGCGTTCACCGCGGAGGTACCGCCTGTGCTTCGTTCCACGTGGTTTGGTGCGGGCGACATCAAAGTGCTGGGAATGGTAGGCCGGATTCATCCGGTCAAGGGACAGTGGGAGTTTTTGCAAGCGGCTGCGGCTATTGCGCAACGTCATCCAGAGTGCCGGTTCGTGATCGTCGGGGAAGCGCCGCCGGGATACGAAACCTATAAGCAGACACTCATCAAGTTTGTTGAGGAGCAAGGTCTGCAGTCTCGTGTGGTCTTCACGAAAGTCGCCAAGGAGTTCGTGCCGCAAGTCATGGCCTCGTTGGACATATTGGTGGCGCCATCCTTTGCTGAAAGCTTCAGCTTTACCCTCATTGAAGGGATGGCTATGGGAAAAGCTGTGGTGACCACGGATGTCGGAGGAACGCACGAGATGATTACCGATGGAGTAACGGGAATCCTCCTTCAGCCTGGCGATGTCAGAGGATTGACGCAGACGCTCGTTCAATTGATCGAGGATCCACGCAAAGGATCTGAGCTGGGCCGTCGAGCGCAGCGGCATGTCGCGCAGGAATTGAGTGTCGACGTCATGGCGTCACGCACCCGCAATGTCTATAGAGAGGTCATCAGTTGGCGTGAACAACGGCGGAACGGGGCAACCGGAGCGACAGGTTTGGATGAGCGACTTCAACGGGCATTGATTCTTGAGTCCGGAAAGAATTCGGAAGCGTAA
- a CDS encoding glycosyltransferase yields MEIRVTVVIPAYNATKTIHDGLDAFARQSFPAEAVELILVDDESTDGTPEYIERYVAGWGCSQPKVRVLRQEHRGPAAARNLGAAAAQGEFLLFTDADCVPHVDWIKEMVAPFASPEIAAVKGAYKTKQRSLVARFAQAEFEARYRQLALADYVDVVFSYSAGFRRQVFRSIGGFDTSFPVADNEDTDLSYRVATAGYKIKFNPSAIIYHQHPSTLRQYLRKKHSRAYWRVMVYKRFPGKAIRDSYTPQTLKLQIGSVMLGAGALVVSPLIPYAVSVAGVAGGLFVATAVPFLWQLPREDPGLRLAAPFLLMCRAAVMATGLMRTVPMLMSKTN; encoded by the coding sequence ATGGAAATACGTGTCACAGTCGTCATTCCGGCCTATAACGCGACCAAGACGATTCATGACGGTCTGGATGCCTTCGCTCGGCAATCCTTCCCGGCCGAAGCCGTCGAGCTCATCCTGGTCGATGATGAATCGACGGATGGCACGCCGGAATATATCGAACGTTACGTCGCAGGATGGGGCTGCTCACAGCCGAAAGTGCGTGTGCTGCGCCAGGAGCATCGAGGTCCGGCTGCGGCGCGGAACCTTGGGGCGGCGGCGGCGCAAGGAGAATTTCTCCTGTTTACGGACGCTGACTGCGTGCCGCATGTGGACTGGATCAAGGAAATGGTGGCGCCTTTTGCCTCCCCGGAAATCGCCGCGGTGAAGGGGGCGTACAAGACGAAGCAGCGGAGCCTGGTTGCGAGGTTTGCGCAGGCTGAGTTTGAAGCCCGCTATCGCCAGCTCGCGTTGGCGGACTATGTGGATGTGGTGTTTTCGTATTCGGCGGGATTTCGTCGTCAGGTATTTCGCTCGATCGGCGGATTCGATACGAGTTTTCCGGTTGCCGACAATGAAGATACGGACCTGTCCTACCGCGTCGCCACGGCCGGCTACAAGATCAAGTTCAACCCGTCGGCCATTATCTATCATCAACATCCGTCGACACTGCGGCAGTATCTTCGGAAAAAACATAGCCGGGCCTACTGGCGCGTCATGGTGTACAAGCGATTTCCAGGCAAGGCAATCCGTGACTCGTATACGCCGCAAACGTTGAAGCTGCAGATCGGCTCCGTGATGTTGGGGGCGGGCGCGCTGGTGGTGAGTCCCCTCATCCCGTATGCCGTCTCTGTCGCCGGGGTGGCCGGCGGGCTGTTTGTTGCCACGGCGGTTCCGTTTTTGTGGCAGCTTCCGCGAGAAGATCCCGGATTGCGGCTGGCTGCGCCATTTCTCTTGATGTGCCGGGCTGCCGTCATGGCCACTGGGTTGATGCGAACCGTGCCGATGTTAATGAGTAAGACCAATTAA
- a CDS encoding polysaccharide biosynthesis/export family protein, translated as MRGMRHTMWVVLFMVFCVAGGAEASETESAAAPAAEAGWSGPFRLGAGDVLNVFIWKHKELSTIVTVRPDGKINYPLIGEIEAKGLTLGEIEERINKQLKNQIQDPQVTVILEATHSFRIFVLGEVMQPGVFDLKGPVTVIQALAMARGLTTFASRNKIFIVNPARGNEQRIPFSYSKFVQGEDTNQNVLLRPGDTVIVP; from the coding sequence ATGCGAGGTATGCGTCACACGATGTGGGTGGTTCTGTTCATGGTGTTCTGCGTTGCGGGAGGTGCGGAGGCCTCTGAAACCGAATCGGCGGCAGCACCGGCAGCGGAGGCGGGCTGGAGCGGTCCGTTTCGATTGGGTGCGGGAGATGTCCTCAATGTGTTCATTTGGAAGCACAAGGAACTTTCGACCATTGTCACGGTTCGTCCTGACGGAAAGATCAACTATCCATTGATCGGCGAGATCGAGGCGAAAGGCCTCACGCTGGGTGAGATCGAAGAACGGATCAATAAGCAACTGAAGAACCAGATCCAAGATCCGCAAGTGACCGTGATCCTGGAAGCCACGCATAGTTTTCGAATTTTTGTGCTGGGCGAAGTGATGCAACCAGGGGTCTTCGATCTGAAGGGCCCAGTGACCGTCATCCAGGCCTTGGCCATGGCTCGTGGGCTCACCACCTTTGCTTCGCGGAATAAGATTTTTATCGTCAATCCCGCGCGCGGCAACGAGCAACGCATTCCGTTCAGCTACAGCAAGTTTGTGCAGGGGGAGGACACGAATCAAAATGTCCTGCTTCGTCCCGGAGATACTGTGATTGTGCCGTAA
- a CDS encoding glycosyltransferase family 4 protein — protein sequence MTISSDGLRIMFIAPAPRAGTVQYTHNLANALADRGHHVTLVTGLGFELAEYPRKYTALEVFDRYRPRPGRLVKLFWHCLTFRPQIIHLQGAQHPALYILLWMVLRVMTRATFVYTPQDVLPNSLRPYHIKAFRFLYARMRHVFLNAKQNESLVVEHFGVPRERITVLPIADLTAFVRTHVARETPNIPDGAQVVLCFGLIEPRKGIHTLLAAAPDVIRQVPNALILIVGKPLMDIAPLQRQLEQSGMQEHVRLVPEYASFAQMAGYFTSAKFLVLPYENGWNSGVLASAFGFGKPVVATRVGGFDEVVTDESTGLLVAPKDPGALATAIVRLLNDQGLYARLRANVQAAAGDISWETIAGLTERRYGDLLRTGADCAVSQAR from the coding sequence ATGACTATTTCCAGTGACGGACTGCGGATCATGTTCATTGCGCCGGCTCCCCGAGCTGGGACGGTGCAGTATACCCATAATTTGGCCAATGCCCTGGCGGATCGAGGGCATCACGTGACACTCGTGACCGGATTGGGGTTCGAGTTGGCTGAGTACCCACGAAAATACACGGCCCTGGAAGTGTTCGACCGTTATCGGCCCAGACCCGGCAGGCTTGTGAAATTGTTCTGGCATTGCCTGACCTTCCGGCCCCAGATTATTCACCTGCAGGGCGCCCAACACCCGGCTCTCTATATTCTGCTCTGGATGGTCTTAAGGGTGATGACTCGCGCGACGTTTGTGTACACCCCGCAAGATGTCTTGCCCAACTCTTTGCGTCCCTATCACATCAAGGCATTTCGGTTCCTCTACGCGCGGATGCGGCACGTGTTTCTGAACGCGAAGCAGAATGAATCGCTGGTGGTCGAACACTTCGGGGTACCTCGCGAGCGGATCACGGTGCTTCCGATCGCTGATCTGACGGCGTTTGTGCGAACACATGTGGCGAGGGAAACGCCGAATATCCCGGACGGGGCACAAGTGGTGCTGTGCTTCGGACTGATTGAGCCAAGGAAAGGCATCCATACCTTACTCGCTGCTGCACCAGATGTGATTCGACAGGTGCCGAATGCGCTGATCTTGATTGTGGGGAAGCCGCTGATGGATATCGCGCCCTTGCAGCGCCAACTGGAGCAATCAGGAATGCAGGAACATGTGCGCCTCGTGCCGGAGTATGCCAGTTTTGCCCAGATGGCCGGCTACTTCACCTCCGCCAAATTTCTTGTTCTGCCGTATGAAAACGGATGGAACAGCGGAGTATTGGCTTCGGCATTTGGGTTCGGGAAGCCAGTGGTTGCAACGCGAGTCGGTGGATTTGATGAGGTGGTGACGGATGAGTCGACCGGCTTGCTGGTAGCTCCGAAAGATCCAGGGGCGTTGGCGACAGCTATCGTGCGACTACTGAATGATCAGGGGTTGTACGCGCGTCTGCGCGCGAACGTCCAAGCCGCGGCGGGCGACATCTCCTGGGAGACCATTGCCGGTCTGACCGAGAGGCGATATGGAGATCTTCTCAGGACGGGAGCTGACTGTGCAGTATCGCAGGCTCGGTAA